TTGGCCGAACATGCATGCCTGTAGCTGTGACATGGCAAGACACTGGTGAAATGCAAAAGCATTACTCCACAAAACACTCGCAATGGTCTGTTTCCAACTGCCATTACGCCTATAAATCAACAGCAGAGACCCAAGTGCTGAACTTGCACCGAGCAAAGAAGAACACGCGCAAGCAGCTTATTAGCTTCAAAAGTGGTAGGGCAAGCTCCGGAAGAGGCGACATGCGTGGGCTACGGCCATGGTCGCGCAACATTGCGGCGGTGCTGCTAGCTCTCGCGACGGTGGTGTCTGCCACTGCCGCCGGAAAGAAAGATGAAGCGGTGGTGGCGAGGGGCAACAACAATGTGGCGGTCGTCGACGTCTCGAGGATTACTATCTCAGCGGCTGCGGCGCCGTCGAGCATGAACGTCTCAGCCATCTGCCAGTCGACGCCGTACCCGAGCGCGTGCGAGACGGCGCTCTCGTCGCCAGGGCCGGCCAGGGACGACCCGTTCGCGGCGTCCGTGCAGTTCGCGATGGCCCGGGCCGCGTCGGCGCGGACGCTGGCGCGAAACGTCTCGGGTGCCTCTCGGTCCACGCCCcaccgcggcgcgccgccgtcgggcgTGATGGACTGCgcggagctgctcgacatcagcctcgcccagctcggcgacgcgctcgccgccgccgccggcgacgcggacGGTGCGACCACGTGGCTCAGCGCCGCGCTTACGAACCAGGGCACGTGCGCCGACAGCCTCGCCGCCGAGCCGGACTCCGCGGGGCGCGACGCCGTGCGGGCGCGTATCTCCGCGCTCACGCAGTTCATCGCCACGGCGCTGGCCCTGCACGCCAGCAAGCTCAAGCCAGACGCGAGCGGCGGCCCACCGCCGACGCCACCGGTGACGACGACGTTCCCGTCATGGGTGTCCCAGCATGACAGGAAACTCCTTCGTTCTCCCGTAGACAGCGTCGCCATTGATGCGGTGGTGGCGCTCGACGGCAGCGGGACGCACAGGACCATCAACGAGGCGATCGCGGCCGTGACGGCTGCGaagggcggcggtggtggcggcggagggaggaaggTGATCTACGTGAAGGCCGGGCGGTACGAGGAGAGCGTGAGCATCTCCAGCAAGCAAAAGAACGTGATGCTGATGGGCGACGGCAAGGGGAAGACGGTGATCGCCGGCCACAAGAGCGCCGCCGACGGCTACACCACctacgccaccgccaccgtcggtACGTGCTATACGTCGGCATCTATCTGCTCATGCACAAAAGCTACACATACCTACATGCAAAAGTTGCAACAGACCACACTTCATGTTTGGAGAGAAGAGTAAATTCAAATCTTCTTCTTTTAGACAAAGTAAATTTAAATCTTCAACCTACTTTACTTGCACATGGCCTTGAGGCCGAGGCCCAAAATGGTAGGGTTCTTGCAATTATTTGGTTTCGATTTGGTCGTTAGATGCCTGCACTTTTCTAGGCTTTGCTGCCATCTCGTCTACATGTAGCACACGAATACCAGTAGCTACGCTGCCTACGCATCAATGCATGGTTCGTGGTTGTAACAACATGGAGCACCGTCGTCAAATGCAGCGTCGACAGCGACGTTTCACTTGCCATGTCGCCCACTCTTCACCCCTTTCTCCTTTGTGCTCGacagtacactctcccattgtCTTCCATACATTCTCACACCTTAAACCTTTACTTTGTGATCTTTGCGTGTGGTACAGCTGCAATGGGCTCGGGCTTCATCGCCAAGGGCCTCACCATCATCAACAGCGCCGGGCCAGGGAAGGGCCAGGCCGTGGCGCTGCGGGTCGGCGGCGACCTCTCAGTCGTGTACCAGTGCGCCATCCAGGCGTACCAGGACACGCTCTACGTGCACTCCAACCGCCAGTTCTACGCCGAGGACGACATCGCCGGCACGGTGGACTTCATCTTCGGCAACTCCGCGGTGGTCATCCAGAACTGCGACATCCAGGCCCGGAGGCCCAGCCCGGGGCAGAAGGACACGGTCACAGCCCAGGGCCGGACCGACCCGAACCAGAACACGGGGATTTCAATCCACAAGTGCAGGATCACCGGAGCGTCGGACCTCGGCAGCACATCGGTGTATCTGGGCCGTCCGTGGCAGAAGTACTCGCGGACCGTCGTGATGGAGAGCTTTCTCGATAGTTCGATCTCACCGGCCGGGTGGCTCGAGTGGTCGGGACAGTTCGCGCTGAGCACACTGTACTATGGGGAGTACGGTAACACCGGGCCTGGTGCCGGGACAAGTAATCGGGTGACGTGGACTGGAGTGCACACGTCACTGTCCAGGTCAGATGCCACGAGGTTTACTGTGGCGAATTTTATCATGGGAGACTCATGGTTGGGTGGCACTGGAGTGGCCTATGATTCTGGACTGTGAGGCAGGATGTGGTCTACCCGTATTTGCCATTGATCGGGAATGATTAACCATGATAGGATGAACCaatttaaataaataaaagattggaaaaaaaaatctgcaagAGCCCTGCCTTGATTTGTAGGGAAGTCACACAAGTCAGGAGTGTGAGCGTAGCCCAATTGTGCGTATCCCGTGCGTGGTGGCAGCAGTGTTGGAGATTGAttttgtgtaccgtaaaagagctcatagCAAGCAACCGTTTAGTGGTGTAATGTTAAGAGGTCGTGCGACATGAAGATATTGATAGCAATATGGGGGAAGTTCCCATCAGGCAACATATCTCTCTTTGTCCaaatagaaagaaaaggagacaATTTGAACATAGGAGAAAAGGAGACAATTTGAACATTTCTATGGAACTCCCCTTCGGACGAATTCTCTATGCTGATGAAACAGAGCATTCTTGTTATTGCTCGCCAATGGCTATAGCAAAATGTACGACTCGTCCTTGCAAACAAAAATCTTTGCTTGCTTGGAGCTTAAGTGTGGCAGAACCATCCAGTTTAAACTGACTCAAGTACGTCGGTTAGGCCTTGGGCATCCAACACACCGCGTATTTGAATCAGTGTAAACCCGGTAGTCCATCGGGTGTCCTTAATTCACCCGAAGACTCCACATTATTGTTACATCCATACATCCAAGATCGCACACACAGGAGCTCGTTACAGACATTACAGCTTTAAACAAATTTACAGCGGTGGATTATTACAAATCATAAGACAGTTGTCTTGAACATACGATACTAGTACCTAAGAGTTTTAAAACAAACCACTTCATTTATAGTCAGGGACGGTAACATTATAAAGGCTTATTTAAACAAACGTGACTTAAAGAAACACGTCGTGCCCACAACGTATTTCCCCATCTTCGAGAGCTCCTTCCTTCAAGCATAGGCCATCTACTGACCTTCTTCAACTGCAACAAGGGTCACCCTAAGTACTAGGTACTTAGTAAGACTAACCCGTCAACGGAAAAGACTCAAGGTTATGCAAGGCTTTCTTTGGGTTTCTTGCTAACTCAGGTTAAACGAAAAAAGCTTACTAAGAGTAAATCCTTAAAAGCATGTATTAATTCAAGTTAGTTGCTAGACTTCTTATATTTCAAAGTTTGGAGTCCAAGCCAAAACAAGCATGCTAACATCATAAAGCGTTTATAAACATCATTAGCAAGCAACTTTACGATGATGGTCAGAGATCAAGCGGTATTTATATCCGTCGAGCACGGCGAGTTACAGTTCAAACTTTGGCACCTCAAAAGTGCATCAGTTTACCACGTCCCATATACTGGCATGTGATTAGTGCGTTCAAAGCTTGACCTAAAGGACCACCCATCAAACGGGCCTTAGATCCATTATCCAGACAGGACCAAAACTTCCAACTTCGTTTCCAACAACATTCATCAACATCCTTTAACATGAAACTAATGGCCCGCCCAGCTCTTCATTAAACAAGTTGTTTTGCACTCTAACAAATTTTAGATGTTGTCCTTATGCAAGTAACGAGGAATTACTTAACTTCTGCGGCACTAGCAGATTAGACTTAACCTTCTAGTTTTaaacaggtggcaaagatgtccttaaagcaaGGAATTAGGAATGCATAAAAGGACTCCACTCAAGTCCTAGACTTGatgcacaatcatgaaataTAACAATTTGGACTCAAATTAGCAAGGTTAAATAGGATTAATGCCCCGGGGCTTGCCTTGCTGCTCTTCGGGGTCGGCGGTCTTGACGACGAGCTCTCAGGCAGCTATGGGACCTTGCTCTACCATGATCACGTCCTCGCCTTCTTGAGCTGGTTCAGATGGGATCTCCATGTACTCCACCTCTAGCGGCTTCGAATCTACACGGAAATGATGTAATGAATGAAAAACAATGTAAAATAAGCATCCTCTTAATTTTATAAATGTTAACTTAATGAAATCAGAGCTCCTTATATTTTTTGTAGAACAAGAGTTACCCATATACCAAGGAATAATTATAAACCAATTAAATAGGATTTATCctaattttaaataaaagaaaagcgtTTTAAAGAATTTTAAATCTAATAAACCATTTTCATAAATTCTAAATGGTCACTTATTTTTATTAACTACAAAATAGATTTTAGTTCttattttgaatattttccTTAATTTTATCTATTTAAGGAGGTAATTAAAGTAAAAACATCCTAATTTGAAAGGAGGTTTAAataaaggaaaaacaaaatatTTTCCTATACCATTTATGATTTTTCTTGCATCACACATAAAAATATGAACTCAACATCTTTCTTCTGAGCAACTATTATTTGATCTCTAATATCTGTGGTGACCATTAGATTGGATATCTACCCTTATTTTATTATTCCAATATTCAATTTCTCCAATTCCTCACATAGCGTTCCATGTTGTACCTCTGCTCTGCTGAGTAAAATACAgtgctaccacattggctttacCTGGCGGGGTTgaccggcggcgccctcgccggcggggaGCTTTCCCCGCGACAAGAAGTACATGGCTCGGCTCGGATTGGCACGGCGCATCCACGGGTGGAGTCATCGACGCGGGACGGTGACCAACGATGGCTAGCttacgcggcggcggcgccgacgcacGGACacgtcggcggcgcggcagctccGGTCACCCGGCGACCAAAACCCGGACAAGGACTAGGCTTAGAGTACCTACGCGAGCTCGGACATCTCCTTCTCTTGCTCTTATCCCCGGCTCACAGCTCTAGCATGCTCATCCCcatcggcggccatggccgcggcgCGCTCTGGCTAGAGTTGTGCGTTCCGGCCACCCTAGCCCTGGGCTTCTCCAACACGCGCGCGCACGAGCACCACGGAGCCTTGGAGAGATCATTCCCGTAGCTAACTTGAGTGGAGAGGGTCGGGAAGGGAATTCTCACCGTGGGGCATCGACGGGGGCCGGCGGAACAGGGGAGGGGTCGCGGCGGCGCTGTGGTTGATCTCGTCGGGCGAGGAATGGCTAGGGGTTCTCTGAAGGTTGTCACGGTGCGGTGAGTGAGAGGAATCGACTGGCGACGGCTTATCGACGGTGAAACTGGCGGCGAGCTCTGGCGGCTGGAACTTGGGCGGGAAGCAGAGAGAATGAGCAGATGACGACGACGGCCGCAGGGTTAAACTTCAAAAACTAACCGCCTCACCGGCGTCCAGCACCAGTCTGCCTGCTTGCTGCTGTCGCACTAGCGAACTGGCGCGTGGCACGGTTAAAATTGGCCGCAGCAGCTTAAGCGGTGACCGGCGGTGGAGCTGGCTAGCAAGCAGGTGAAGCAGACAAGCTGTTTGCCGTCAGGTAGAGCTCCAAAATGCACAAAAATTCAGCCCCTTCTTTGATGATTCTTGTCCAAAATCATACACAAACTCTCCGAGAAtctttaaccaaagttgtatATGTACCATAGAGCTACAATTTATAGGTAGGAAGTTTTCCCAGGGAATGCACAGTTTGGGAGATCAAAGGCTCTGAACATCACGGCCAAAAACTTGATACTTCCACGTTCAGTTTCAGACTTCAATGCTATACCTGACAGTGACCAAAACAGCATACAATTCAAATTTTGAGCTCCACACACAATAGCCAAACTCCATTTTatgtgatcaacaactagtccaAAGTGTGCATCAACCTTTTCCATCAACTTTCAGAAAAACGTTTTCCAAAGTTGCTATACAAAATCTTTTTAAATCTGGATCCAAACATAGGTACTTGACCATATTTGACACTTCTCACAATTCAGTTCAAATCTGAATTTTTGAATTGGATTTGAACTAAGTCCATTTTAAATTGTCACTTTGATCCAAAATCATTTCTTTGACTTGAGGTCATCATGGTTGACTTGGTCAACTTCCAAATTTGACCTTGTTTGACCATGCTTTCATGTTCTTTtgcctttctcttttttctttatatttCTCCTCTTTAGTGCTTAAGTGAGGTTTAATTCTTTGTAAACACCATTGGTGTTACATTAAGTTCTTATACAAGCAATTTTGCTTGTTTTTTGTTATGTACACTAGTAGCGCACATGCATGACACGTTCCACGGGGTTGTGACTCACGAAGTGCAAGAACACTTCATTCTAAGGTTAATCAGTTCGATTGCAAACTAAACAAGCCTAAAAAAGGGCCTACACTGCCCCCACTCAAAATAAGTTCCGCGAAACATTCATCACGTTTGCTCACCTCCGATCCGTTCTTCTCCTtcaaaatcataaaataaattACACATGAAATTATACGAGACACCCTATGAGACCACTTGCGTGTACTGTCTACCTACGAAAAACAGCCAAACCATAAGCTATACTTCTCTGTAATGTTGGAAGGATGTCAAACCATAAGCTATACTTCTCTGTAACGTTGGAAGGATGTCAATGTACTTGTAACCAAAGACAGAATTGGACTGGTTTGATGATACACATTTCCTCAACGGAAGGTACAGCAAGTTACAACATAAGGATCATGCTTTGATTCACTTCATTCATTAACTAGCGGATGTATCTCTGTTCAAACTCCTTATTTATGAGCATGCACTTCGTCGGGATCTTCAAATCATGACCTGGAAGGCAGACAAGGTTAAATGACTGATAAATTTCTCaggacctgtttggatacaaattcctaaagtttaggattgTCCTAGGATTCAGaaattggtagtcctaaaatttaggagaGGGCTGTTCGGATGGAATCCTAATatttaggatgttagagggaaaataacttttttacccccaattactcctctaaatgctcctgcactgttcacgtcattaaaTGCTTGGGGAAGGCAACAGGGGTAAAGGGGgtttggggaccacttttagggcctgtttggatacacactcataatctttaggacttcacttttagtccacttttaggacttgtgcatccaaacatatgtcataaaagtgcattcataatgtttaggagtgttgttttcattaggaggatcaaaccatcataatgggtcatttttctcctaaaagtggtccacAACCCATCCTTTACTCCTATTgcccctcctcttctctctccacggCGCTAGAAACAAGGCAGGGTGgagtaattaggggtacaaaagtcatttcccctctaacatcctaaagattatgattccatccaaacagcccactcataaatttt
This genomic window from Setaria viridis chromosome 8, Setaria_viridis_v4.0, whole genome shotgun sequence contains:
- the LOC117866702 gene encoding pectinesterase; protein product: MRGLRPWSRNIAAVLLALATVVSATAAGKKDEAVVARGNNNVAVVDVSRITISAAAAPSSMNVSAICQSTPYPSACETALSSPGPARDDPFAASVQFAMARAASARTLARNVSGASRSTPHRGAPPSGVMDCAELLDISLAQLGDALAAAAGDADGATTWLSAALTNQGTCADSLAAEPDSAGRDAVRARISALTQFIATALALHASKLKPDASGGPPPTPPVTTTFPSWVSQHDRKLLRSPVDSVAIDAVVALDGSGTHRTINEAIAAVTAAKGGGGGGGGRKVIYVKAGRYEESVSISSKQKNVMLMGDGKGKTVIAGHKSAADGYTTYATATVAAMGSGFIAKGLTIINSAGPGKGQAVALRVGGDLSVVYQCAIQAYQDTLYVHSNRQFYAEDDIAGTVDFIFGNSAVVIQNCDIQARRPSPGQKDTVTAQGRTDPNQNTGISIHKCRITGASDLGSTSVYLGRPWQKYSRTVVMESFLDSSISPAGWLEWSGQFALSTLYYGEYGNTGPGAGTSNRVTWTGVHTSLSRSDATRFTVANFIMGDSWLGGTGVAYDSGL